From Cinclus cinclus chromosome 2, bCinCin1.1, whole genome shotgun sequence, one genomic window encodes:
- the TSC22D1 gene encoding TSC22 domain family protein 1 isoform X3: MNAQCCRPVAMDLGVYQLRHFSISFLSSLLGTDNSSLRLDSSSSGASVVAIDNKIEQAMDLVKSHLMYAVREEVEVLKEQIKELIEKNSQLEQENTLLKTLASPEQLAQFQAQLQTGSPPSSSQSQGTTQQPAQPASQGSGPSA; the protein is encoded by the exons ATGAATGCCCAATGTTGTAGACCGGTGGCAATGGATCTAGGAGTTTATCAACTAAGACACTTCTCGATTTCGTTCTTATCGTCCTTGCTGGGCACCGACAACTCGTCTCTGAGGCTCGACAGTAG CTCCTCTGGTGCAAGCGTAGTAGCTATCGACAACAAAATCGAGCAAGCGATG GATCTGGTAAAGAGTCACTTGATGTATGCGGTGAGGGAGGAAGTGGAGGTCCTCAAAGAGCAAATCAAAGAGCTGATAGAGAAGAACTCGCAGCTGGAGCAAGAAAACACTCTGCTAAAAACACttgccagcccagagcagcttgCCCAGTTCCAAGCACAGCTGCAGACTGGTTCTCCGCCCTCCTCTTCCCAGTCACAAGGGACAACACAGCAGCCTGCTCAGCCGGCATCACAGGGCTCAGGGCCTTCAGCATAG
- the TSC22D1 gene encoding TSC22 domain family protein 1 isoform X4: protein MSSGMHSQIPVAMDLGVYQLRHFSISFLSSLLGTDNSSLRLDSSSSGASVVAIDNKIEQAMDLVKSHLMYAVREEVEVLKEQIKELIEKNSQLEQENTLLKTLASPEQLAQFQAQLQTGSPPSSSQSQGTTQQPAQPASQGSGPSA from the exons ATGTCAAGTGGAATGCACAGTCAGAT ACCGGTGGCAATGGATCTAGGAGTTTATCAACTAAGACACTTCTCGATTTCGTTCTTATCGTCCTTGCTGGGCACCGACAACTCGTCTCTGAGGCTCGACAGTAG CTCCTCTGGTGCAAGCGTAGTAGCTATCGACAACAAAATCGAGCAAGCGATG GATCTGGTAAAGAGTCACTTGATGTATGCGGTGAGGGAGGAAGTGGAGGTCCTCAAAGAGCAAATCAAAGAGCTGATAGAGAAGAACTCGCAGCTGGAGCAAGAAAACACTCTGCTAAAAACACttgccagcccagagcagcttgCCCAGTTCCAAGCACAGCTGCAGACTGGTTCTCCGCCCTCCTCTTCCCAGTCACAAGGGACAACACAGCAGCCTGCTCAGCCGGCATCACAGGGCTCAGGGCCTTCAGCATAG
- the TSC22D1 gene encoding TSC22 domain family protein 1 isoform X5, whose product MNGLRSQHKAQEHKSSSGASVVAIDNKIEQAMDLVKSHLMYAVREEVEVLKEQIKELIEKNSQLEQENTLLKTLASPEQLAQFQAQLQTGSPPSSSQSQGTTQQPAQPASQGSGPSA is encoded by the exons ATGAATGGGCTCAGAAGCCAGCACAAAGCACAGGAGCACAAAAG CTCCTCTGGTGCAAGCGTAGTAGCTATCGACAACAAAATCGAGCAAGCGATG GATCTGGTAAAGAGTCACTTGATGTATGCGGTGAGGGAGGAAGTGGAGGTCCTCAAAGAGCAAATCAAAGAGCTGATAGAGAAGAACTCGCAGCTGGAGCAAGAAAACACTCTGCTAAAAACACttgccagcccagagcagcttgCCCAGTTCCAAGCACAGCTGCAGACTGGTTCTCCGCCCTCCTCTTCCCAGTCACAAGGGACAACACAGCAGCCTGCTCAGCCGGCATCACAGGGCTCAGGGCCTTCAGCATAG
- the TSC22D1 gene encoding TSC22 domain family protein 1 isoform X6, producing the protein MDLVKSHLMYAVREEVEVLKEQIKELIEKNSQLEQENTLLKTLASPEQLAQFQAQLQTGSPPSSSQSQGTTQQPAQPASQGSGPSA; encoded by the exons ATG GATCTGGTAAAGAGTCACTTGATGTATGCGGTGAGGGAGGAAGTGGAGGTCCTCAAAGAGCAAATCAAAGAGCTGATAGAGAAGAACTCGCAGCTGGAGCAAGAAAACACTCTGCTAAAAACACttgccagcccagagcagcttgCCCAGTTCCAAGCACAGCTGCAGACTGGTTCTCCGCCCTCCTCTTCCCAGTCACAAGGGACAACACAGCAGCCTGCTCAGCCGGCATCACAGGGCTCAGGGCCTTCAGCATAG